The following coding sequences are from one Methanococcoides orientis window:
- a CDS encoding nucleotidyltransferase family protein has product MRNLRREQTSSSDLDILVEFNGTITLFGYARLEEELSQAFGVHVDLVSKNALKPRIGWHILAELVEA; this is encoded by the coding sequence TTGCGTAATCTGCGGAGGGAGCAGACCTCGTCGAGTGATCTTGATATTCTTGTAGAGTTCAATGGGACCATAACGTTGTTTGGCTATGCACGTCTGGAAGAAGAACTCTCACAGGCTTTTGGCGTGCATGTGGACCTCGTATCCAAAAATGCTTTAAAACCACGCATCGGCTGGCATATTCTTGCAGAGTTGGTAGAAGCATGA